The Pseudomonas berkeleyensis genome includes a region encoding these proteins:
- the mksF gene encoding Mks condensin complex protein MksF: MSQERYGIRRFALLNTAGYSLGLFPLENPLSVYGANNLGKSASINALQFPILARMSDMSFGKYSLEASRKFYFASDTSYILVEVALPHGPHVIGVAGRGPGGGFGHQFFAYAGELDLEHYQSNGTCLRQRELFKHLGQAGITAYELKPDELRRLLVGGHTSIPLDLTLIPLRSTSEQSLKTFRALFINLLHMREITAAKLKQLFLDAFEHSLRSGSVDYIAATEEAFRDVRRMEQDYQALVTAGPQIEALAAGVGQRELLRGKLHRLSPLLDNLLGTWHDYADARKEELVIQAEHYRSEQDGLQNEQRGGTSELMRLEREISEIQRWLGELSALKNRFALVENAKVLEEQLLAAKDAHDELAGALAQSRQFSSEDLDERLRDLEKRLKSVKQQLDHADNNSYSRLREEFSQADVDRLMRLFNGQLFSLPLGEKGIQAEGDDWVKAVEAVLDRFKGDTFAVPGLSIDLSHIEPPALQALADRAALRDQKDRLERELKQLKTQQSVAADRAASKAQAEQLYQAVLDAQKALEDFRKSQTLAAEEPQKLERLAELEGAQDELKRASDAFAERVQQLSAKLQLVGRQLADLEAKERTLEDALRRRQLLPADLPFGTPFMEPVDDSLDNLLPLLNDYQDTWQALQRIDGQIEALYAQVRLKGVAKFDSEDDVERRLQLLVNAYAHRQDEALTLAKARRAAVTDIARTLRNIRSDYDNLEHQLALFNREINKRQVSNLQSFRIVLAPNKEALRHIDQIIHSAGQYEEGETLSVFDLSQSADQDAKNEEAKDYLSRLVAANGNQLGLKDLFELAFEITKVHGQPIIHTDIDGAASNGTTMTIKALTNMYLLLHLMDREQAGRVRLPYYLDEAADIDERNQQALIETSLQLGFVPILASVKPQVSAHVAIDLEGGSGPNGIYIDEADWKFIKPRESAKAQVTQQEEATEPA; this comes from the coding sequence ATGAGCCAGGAACGCTACGGCATCCGCCGCTTCGCCCTGCTGAACACCGCCGGTTACAGCCTCGGCCTGTTCCCGTTGGAAAACCCGCTGTCGGTCTACGGCGCCAACAACCTGGGTAAATCCGCCTCGATCAATGCCCTGCAGTTCCCCATCCTGGCGCGTATGTCGGACATGAGCTTCGGCAAGTACAGCCTGGAAGCCTCGCGCAAGTTCTACTTCGCCAGCGACACCAGTTACATCCTCGTCGAAGTCGCCCTGCCCCACGGCCCGCACGTGATCGGCGTGGCCGGTCGCGGCCCGGGCGGCGGCTTCGGCCACCAGTTCTTCGCCTACGCCGGCGAGCTGGATCTGGAGCATTACCAGAGCAACGGCACCTGTCTGCGTCAACGCGAGCTGTTCAAGCACCTCGGCCAGGCCGGCATCACCGCCTACGAACTGAAGCCAGACGAACTGCGTCGCCTGCTGGTCGGCGGTCACACCAGCATCCCGCTGGATCTGACCCTGATCCCGCTGCGCTCGACCAGCGAGCAGAGCCTGAAGACCTTCCGCGCGCTGTTCATCAACCTCTTGCACATGCGCGAAATCACCGCGGCCAAGCTCAAGCAGTTGTTCCTCGATGCCTTCGAGCACAGCCTGCGCTCGGGTAGCGTCGACTATATCGCCGCCACCGAAGAGGCCTTCCGCGACGTGCGCCGTATGGAGCAGGACTACCAGGCGCTAGTGACTGCCGGCCCGCAGATCGAGGCACTGGCGGCCGGCGTTGGCCAGCGCGAACTGCTGCGCGGCAAGCTGCATCGCCTCTCGCCGCTGCTCGACAACCTGCTCGGCACCTGGCACGACTACGCCGATGCTCGTAAGGAAGAGCTGGTGATCCAGGCCGAGCACTATCGCAGCGAGCAGGACGGCCTGCAGAACGAACAGCGCGGCGGCACCAGTGAGCTGATGCGCCTGGAGCGCGAGATCAGTGAAATCCAGCGCTGGCTGGGCGAGCTGTCGGCACTGAAGAACCGCTTCGCCCTGGTGGAAAACGCCAAGGTGCTGGAAGAGCAACTGCTCGCCGCCAAGGACGCCCACGACGAACTGGCCGGCGCCCTGGCGCAGTCGCGGCAGTTCTCCAGCGAAGACCTAGACGAGCGTCTGCGCGACCTGGAAAAACGCCTCAAGTCGGTCAAGCAGCAACTCGACCATGCCGACAACAACAGCTACTCGCGCCTGCGCGAGGAATTCAGCCAGGCCGATGTCGACCGCCTGATGCGCCTGTTCAATGGTCAGCTGTTCAGCCTGCCGCTCGGCGAGAAAGGCATCCAGGCCGAGGGTGACGATTGGGTCAAGGCCGTCGAAGCAGTGCTGGATCGCTTCAAGGGTGATACCTTCGCCGTGCCGGGCCTGTCCATCGACCTCAGCCATATCGAACCACCGGCACTGCAGGCACTGGCCGATCGTGCCGCCCTGCGTGACCAGAAGGATCGCCTGGAGCGCGAACTCAAGCAGCTCAAGACCCAGCAATCGGTCGCCGCCGACCGCGCCGCCAGCAAGGCCCAGGCCGAGCAGCTGTACCAGGCCGTGCTGGATGCGCAGAAAGCGCTGGAAGACTTCCGCAAGAGCCAGACCCTGGCCGCCGAAGAGCCGCAGAAGCTGGAACGCCTGGCCGAGCTGGAAGGTGCCCAGGACGAACTCAAGCGTGCCAGCGATGCCTTTGCCGAGCGCGTGCAGCAGCTCTCCGCCAAGCTGCAACTGGTCGGCCGCCAACTGGCCGATCTGGAAGCCAAGGAGCGCACCTTGGAAGACGCCCTGCGCCGTCGCCAGTTGCTGCCGGCCGACCTGCCCTTCGGCACGCCGTTCATGGAGCCGGTGGACGACTCGCTGGACAACCTGCTGCCGCTGCTCAACGACTATCAGGACACCTGGCAGGCACTGCAGCGCATCGACGGCCAGATCGAGGCGCTGTACGCCCAGGTGCGCCTGAAAGGCGTGGCCAAGTTCGACAGCGAGGATGATGTCGAACGCCGCCTGCAACTCTTGGTCAACGCCTACGCCCACCGCCAGGACGAGGCGCTGACGCTGGCCAAGGCGCGCCGTGCAGCGGTCACCGATATTGCCCGTACCCTGCGCAATATCCGCAGCGACTACGACAACCTGGAACACCAACTGGCGCTGTTCAACCGCGAGATCAACAAGCGCCAGGTCTCCAACCTGCAGAGCTTCCGCATCGTCCTGGCGCCGAACAAGGAAGCGCTGCGCCATATCGACCAGATCATCCACAGCGCCGGCCAGTATGAGGAAGGCGAAACCCTGTCGGTGTTCGACCTGTCGCAATCAGCCGATCAGGATGCCAAGAACGAGGAAGCCAAGGACTACCTGTCGCGCCTGGTAGCCGCCAACGGCAACCAGCTGGGCCTGAAGGATCTGTTCGAACTGGCTTTCGAGATCACCAAGGTGCATGGCCAGCCGATCATCCACACCGACATCGATGGTGCTGCTTCCAACGGCACCACCATGACCATCAAGGCGCTGACCAACATGTACCTGTTGCTGCACCTGATGGATCGCGAGCAGGCCGGGCGCGTGCGCCTGCCCTACTACCTCGACGAGGCGGCAGACATCGACGAACGCAACCAGCAGGCGCTGATCGAAACCAGCCTGCAGCTCGGCTTCGTGCCGATCCTGGCGTCGGTGAAACCACAGGTCTCGGCGCACGTGGCCATCGACCTGGAAGGCGGCAGCGGCCCCAACGGCATCTACATCGACGAGGCGGACTGGAAGTTCATCAAGCCGCGTGAAAGTGCCAAAGCCCAGGTAACTCAGCAGGAAGAAGCCACCGAGCCGGCCTGA
- a CDS encoding PqiB family protein has protein sequence MTDLPLAKTRPASNWSAIWVLPLIALMIGGWLAWRAYSDAGIQVELVFASGEGIQAGKTELMYKGMAVGKVTAISLDSSEKNRGVVATLEVNKELEQYLRSGTRFWLVKPNVSLAGISGLETLVSGNYITFSPGDGEPSKSFTALTQEPPMGDDVPGLHLTLKADRLGSLNRDSPVFYRQIQVGRVKSYTLGEDQSTVEVKVFIEPAYANLVRKHTRFWNASGISVDADLSGFKLRSESLASIVAGGIAFATPEHRKDSPPTDPALPFRLYEDYDEAQAGIKVMVTLTDFEGLQEGRTPVMYKGIQVGSLKTMKVDRDLNSATAELTINPLAEEYLVEGSEFWVVKPSISLAGITGLEALVKGNYIAVRPGEKGKPPARNFVARSKAPPLDLGAPGLHLVLFTDQLGSIEVGSPVLYRQIKVGSVQSYQLGRDNNQVVLGVHIEPDYVHLVNTTTRFWNASGITLKGGLSGVEVKSESLQTLLAGGIAFETPDLQAARSDRQVQRFALHADRDSALQLGQQITIRVADGDGLQPGTLVRYKGLEVGKVENLSLTDDLQAVILNVRITQAAEQIARDGTRFWVVKPELSLTRAANLGTLVSGQYLEVQPSAQKGARRTEFTALASAPNQAVREEGLRLVLSAPRRGSIKPGVIVSYREVPVGKVVDFELGPTSDRVLIHVLIEPRYAPLVRSGSRFWNASGIGVDAGLFKGLKVRTESLEALIEGGIAFATPNNPEMGGPAQPGQTFALFDEPQEPWMQWAPKIVLEQ, from the coding sequence GTGACGCCGGCATTCAGGTCGAGTTGGTATTCGCCAGTGGCGAGGGCATCCAGGCCGGCAAGACCGAGCTGATGTACAAGGGCATGGCGGTCGGCAAGGTGACGGCCATTAGCCTCGACAGCAGCGAGAAGAACAGGGGCGTCGTCGCCACGCTTGAGGTCAACAAGGAGCTCGAGCAGTACCTGCGCAGCGGTACGCGCTTCTGGTTGGTCAAACCGAATGTAAGCCTGGCAGGGATCAGTGGCCTGGAGACGTTGGTGTCAGGTAACTACATCACCTTTAGTCCAGGCGATGGCGAGCCGAGCAAGAGTTTCACCGCCCTGACCCAGGAGCCGCCGATGGGCGATGATGTGCCTGGTCTGCACCTGACGCTGAAGGCCGATCGGCTCGGCTCGCTCAATCGCGACAGCCCTGTGTTCTATCGGCAGATTCAAGTCGGTCGGGTGAAAAGCTACACCTTGGGCGAAGACCAGAGCACCGTCGAGGTGAAGGTTTTCATCGAGCCTGCCTACGCCAATCTGGTGCGCAAACATACGCGCTTCTGGAATGCCAGCGGGATCAGCGTCGACGCCGACCTGTCCGGCTTCAAGCTGCGCAGCGAGTCGCTGGCCAGTATCGTTGCCGGCGGTATCGCATTCGCCACGCCGGAGCACCGCAAGGACAGCCCGCCTACCGATCCGGCACTGCCATTCCGTCTGTACGAGGACTATGACGAGGCGCAGGCCGGGATCAAGGTCATGGTGACGCTGACCGACTTCGAAGGGTTGCAGGAAGGTCGTACGCCGGTGATGTACAAGGGCATCCAGGTGGGCTCGCTGAAAACCATGAAGGTCGACCGTGATCTCAATAGTGCCACGGCGGAGCTGACCATCAACCCGCTGGCCGAGGAGTACCTGGTCGAAGGCTCTGAGTTCTGGGTGGTCAAACCATCCATTTCGCTGGCTGGAATCACCGGCCTGGAAGCGCTGGTCAAGGGTAACTACATCGCTGTACGACCGGGCGAGAAGGGTAAGCCGCCGGCACGTAACTTCGTCGCGCGCAGCAAAGCTCCGCCTCTGGATCTTGGGGCGCCGGGCCTGCACCTGGTGTTGTTCACCGATCAGCTCGGTTCCATCGAGGTCGGCAGCCCGGTGCTCTACCGGCAGATCAAGGTCGGCTCGGTGCAGAGTTATCAACTGGGGCGTGATAACAACCAGGTGGTACTCGGCGTGCATATCGAGCCTGATTATGTGCATCTGGTGAATACCACCACGCGCTTCTGGAACGCCAGCGGCATCACCCTCAAGGGTGGGCTGTCTGGTGTCGAGGTCAAGAGTGAGTCGCTGCAGACCCTGCTTGCAGGCGGTATCGCTTTCGAGACGCCTGACCTACAAGCGGCCAGGTCGGATCGCCAGGTGCAACGCTTTGCCCTGCACGCCGATCGCGACAGCGCTTTGCAGTTGGGTCAGCAGATCACCATACGCGTCGCCGATGGCGATGGCCTGCAACCGGGTACGCTGGTGCGCTACAAAGGTCTGGAGGTCGGCAAGGTCGAGAACCTCAGCCTGACCGATGACCTGCAAGCAGTGATTCTCAATGTTCGTATCACCCAGGCCGCCGAGCAGATTGCCCGTGACGGCACGCGCTTCTGGGTCGTGAAGCCGGAGTTGAGCCTGACCCGTGCCGCGAACCTCGGGACGCTGGTCAGCGGCCAGTATCTGGAAGTACAGCCCTCGGCGCAGAAGGGCGCGCGCCGTACCGAGTTCACCGCGCTCGCCAGTGCGCCGAATCAGGCCGTGCGCGAGGAAGGCCTGCGCCTGGTGTTGAGCGCGCCACGGCGTGGTTCGATCAAGCCGGGCGTGATCGTCAGTTACCGCGAGGTGCCGGTGGGCAAGGTGGTGGATTTCGAACTTGGGCCGACTTCGGATCGCGTGCTGATCCATGTGCTGATCGAACCGCGTTACGCGCCCTTGGTACGTTCGGGTAGCCGCTTCTGGAACGCCAGCGGTATTGGTGTCGATGCCGGGCTGTTCAAGGGCCTAAAGGTGCGTACCGAGTCACTGGAAGCGTTGATCGAGGGCGGTATCGCTTTTGCCACGCCGAACAATCCAGAGATGGGTGGGCCGGCGCAACCTGGGCAGACCTTCGCGTTATTCGATGAACCGCAGGAACCCTGGATGCAATGGGCGCCGAAGATCGTGCTGGAGCAGTGA